In one window of Bemisia tabaci chromosome 4, PGI_BMITA_v3 DNA:
- the LOC109034093 gene encoding uncharacterized protein, which produces MMNIKYAVAAILLVTTQLGPAQGFGWAVVGIGTAVLGTIIDVVEKTETWLVEVHNEGKHDAHMWCASADDKIGPKEGLWVKPGEKVAWGFRRNRSTQFWCTMDWHGQRVGWDVFVTNWKDAPNPTKWSIRNDGVYDQWRNRKWRNLNS; this is translated from the coding sequence ATGATGAATATCAAATATGCAGTAGCAGCGATTTTGTTGGTCACAACTCAGCTGGGACCGGCGCAAGGCTTCGGCTGGGCTGTGGTGGGCATCGGGACGGCGGTTCTGGGCACCATCATCGACGTGGTCGAGAAGACGGAGACCTGGTTGGTGGAGGTCCACAACGAGGGCAAACACGACGCGCACATGTGGTGCGCCTCGGCCGACGACAAAATCGGCCCGAAGGAGGGTCTCTGGGTGAAACCCGGGGAGAAGGTCGCCTGGGGTTTCCGCAGGAACCGCAGCACCCAGTTTTGGTGCACCATGGACTGGCATGGACAACGCGTCGGCTGGGACGTCTTCGTCACCAACTGGAAAGACGCTCCGAACCCAACCAAGTGGTCCATCAGGAACGACGGAGTCTACGACCAGTGGCGCAACCGAAAGTGGCGGAACCTTAATAGTTAG